One Methanobacterium sp. Maddingley MBC34 DNA window includes the following coding sequences:
- a CDS encoding hypothetical protein (EC_number~PFAM: Protein of unknown function DUF126), translated as MTSHLIKCRKIARGHARGSVIISHEPLSFLGGVDPQTGNITDREHELYQQNISGKILVIPSGKGSTVGSYVIFQMAKNKTAPLAIIAMEAEPIIATGAIMASIPMVDQPEEDVLNILKGGDLVEVNANTGIIEILKINQQQN; from the coding sequence ATGACCTCCCATCTTATCAAGTGTCGTAAAATTGCACGTGGACATGCCAGGGGATCTGTGATCATCTCTCATGAACCCCTGAGTTTCCTGGGTGGTGTTGATCCCCAGACTGGAAATATCACTGATCGAGAACATGAACTCTACCAGCAGAATATAAGTGGTAAAATACTGGTGATCCCCTCAGGGAAGGGTTCCACCGTGGGATCCTACGTGATCTTCCAGATGGCTAAAAATAAAACCGCACCACTGGCTATCATTGCCATGGAAGCAGAGCCCATCATAGCCACTGGAGCCATAATGGCCAGTATCCCCATGGTTGACCAGCCTGAAGAGGATGTTCTTAACATTCTAAAGGGCGGTGATCTGGTGGAGGTTAATGCCAACACCGGGATCATTGAAATTCTAAAAATAAATCAACAACAGAATTGA